The following proteins are co-located in the Thermosipho africanus Ob7 genome:
- a CDS encoding peroxiredoxin: protein MLEKGSMYIDFEIVNTKLEKVKLSSLIGQKIVLVFYPGAFTSVCEKELCSFRDMMAKFNNLNAKVFGISVDSPFANKAFAEKNRLNFDLLSDFGGIVSRKYGGVHENFVGIENYTVSKRAVYVIDEKGKIIYSWVSDDPGKEPPYNEVEEVIAK, encoded by the coding sequence ATGTTAGAAAAAGGCAGTATGTATATTGATTTTGAAATTGTAAACACAAAACTTGAGAAGGTTAAACTTTCTTCACTAATAGGGCAAAAAATAGTCTTAGTTTTCTATCCTGGAGCATTTACAAGTGTATGTGAAAAAGAACTATGTTCTTTTAGAGATATGATGGCAAAATTTAACAATTTAAATGCAAAAGTTTTTGGTATTAGCGTAGATTCACCTTTTGCAAACAAAGCATTTGCTGAAAAAAACAGACTAAATTTTGATCTACTTTCTGATTTTGGTGGCATAGTTTCAAGAAAATATGGAGGAGTACACGAAAACTTTGTAGGAATAGAAAACTACACTGTTTCAAAGAGAGCAGTTTATGTAATTGATGAAAAAGGCAAGATAATATATTCTTGGGTTTCAGATGATCCTGGCAAAGAACCTCCATACAATGAGGTAGAAGAGGTAATTGCAAAATGA
- a CDS encoding CoA-binding protein produces the protein MDLTNVKKIALVGATTNREKFGNIILRDLTKKGFEIVPVTPRYDEIEGIKTVKSVKELSKDIDLIVFVVPPSVGIEVTKEAVSEGFKNLWYQPGAYSQEIDEYLKSVGIEAVHDICIMVETNRR, from the coding sequence ATGGATTTGACAAATGTAAAAAAGATAGCCCTTGTTGGTGCAACAACCAACAGAGAAAAATTTGGAAATATAATTTTGAGGGATTTAACAAAAAAGGGTTTTGAAATTGTTCCTGTTACTCCAAGATATGATGAAATAGAGGGAATAAAGACTGTAAAGTCAGTTAAAGAACTTTCTAAAGATATTGATTTGATAGTTTTTGTTGTTCCACCGTCAGTTGGAATAGAAGTTACGAAAGAGGCGGTAAGTGAAGGGTTTAAAAACCTATGGTATCAGCCAGGTGCTTATTCTCAAGAAATTGATGAGTATTTAAAAAGTGTTGGTATTGAAGCTGTGCATGATATATGTATTATGGTAGAAACAAATAGGAGGTGA
- a CDS encoding phospho-sugar mutase, giving the protein MNYMEEYKAWLESPYIDEETKKELLSIKDNDEEIKERFFKYLEFGTAGLRGKIGAGTNRMNKYIVAKATQGLAQFILEKSDPKMGVVIAYDVRHFSKEFAKIASEVLAGNGINVYIFDDIRPTPMLSFAVRHLKATAGIVITASHNPPEYNGYKVYWKEGSQILDDVAIPVQENIKKIKDFGEIKYLDFDEGVKRGIIKVIGKEVDEVYYEKVLSLGLNDDIDKNINIVYTPLNGTGNIHVRHVLKERGFNNVYVVKEQELPDPDFKTVGYPNPEDIKAFKLALELAREKDADIVLATDPDCDRLAVMVKHNDEYIALNGNQTGAVLINYLLSQRSKKGLLKEKSMIIKSIVTGNLGKNVAEKYGVLTFETLTGFKNICGLENKLEKEGYQFEFGYEESIGFVTGNFVRDKDGVISAMMLSEAAGYYKKQGKTLVDVLNDLYKEYGYYLENNFSLIYEGIEGMEKIKRIMKYYRNNFPKKIGNLNLEKYIDYLDGNVYNVDGEKIGEVNKDHIPSSNVLRFFFEDGSWYAVRPSGTEPKLKVYIYSFATDREESERKLKLIEETFRNIVDKI; this is encoded by the coding sequence ATGAATTATATGGAAGAATACAAAGCTTGGCTTGAAAGTCCTTATATTGATGAAGAAACAAAAAAAGAACTTTTATCTATTAAAGATAATGATGAAGAAATCAAGGAGAGATTCTTTAAATATCTTGAATTTGGTACCGCCGGTCTTCGTGGGAAGATAGGAGCAGGTACAAATAGAATGAATAAGTACATTGTTGCAAAAGCAACTCAAGGTCTTGCACAATTTATTCTCGAAAAAAGCGATCCGAAAATGGGAGTAGTAATTGCATACGATGTTAGACACTTTTCTAAAGAATTTGCAAAGATTGCCAGTGAAGTTTTAGCTGGCAATGGAATTAATGTGTATATTTTCGATGATATAAGACCCACACCTATGCTTTCTTTTGCAGTAAGGCATTTAAAAGCTACAGCAGGTATTGTGATAACAGCAAGTCACAATCCACCAGAATATAATGGATACAAGGTTTATTGGAAAGAAGGTTCCCAAATTTTAGATGATGTTGCAATTCCTGTACAAGAAAACATCAAGAAAATAAAGGATTTTGGAGAAATTAAGTATCTTGACTTTGATGAAGGTGTAAAAAGAGGAATCATTAAGGTAATTGGAAAAGAAGTTGATGAAGTATACTATGAAAAAGTCCTATCTCTTGGTTTGAATGATGATATTGATAAAAATATAAACATTGTATACACTCCTTTGAATGGAACGGGAAATATTCATGTTAGACATGTATTAAAAGAAAGAGGTTTTAATAATGTTTATGTAGTTAAAGAGCAAGAACTTCCAGACCCAGATTTTAAGACAGTAGGTTATCCAAATCCAGAAGATATAAAGGCGTTTAAGCTTGCACTTGAACTTGCAAGAGAAAAAGATGCTGACATTGTTCTTGCAACCGATCCTGATTGTGATAGACTTGCCGTTATGGTAAAGCACAACGATGAATATATTGCATTAAATGGAAATCAAACAGGTGCAGTTTTGATTAATTATTTGCTTTCTCAAAGGAGCAAGAAAGGATTACTAAAGGAAAAGAGTATGATTATAAAGTCTATAGTTACTGGAAATTTGGGCAAGAATGTTGCAGAGAAATATGGTGTTTTAACCTTTGAAACTTTGACTGGTTTTAAAAATATTTGTGGACTTGAAAACAAACTTGAAAAAGAAGGATATCAATTTGAATTCGGATATGAAGAAAGTATAGGATTTGTTACTGGAAATTTTGTAAGGGATAAAGATGGAGTTATCTCTGCTATGATGCTTTCAGAAGCTGCTGGTTATTACAAAAAACAAGGAAAAACCCTCGTGGACGTCTTAAATGATTTATATAAAGAATACGGTTATTATCTTGAAAACAACTTTTCTCTAATATATGAAGGAATAGAAGGTATGGAAAAGATAAAAAGGATTATGAAATATTATAGAAACAACTTCCCAAAAAAGATAGGAAATTTAAATTTAGAAAAGTATATTGACTATCTTGACGGAAATGTTTACAACGTAGATGGAGAAAAAATCGGAGAAGTAAATAAGGATCATATTCCATCATCCAATGTTTTAAGATTTTTCTTTGAAGATGGAAGCTGGTATGCAGTAAGACCATCGGGAACTGAACCAAAATTAAAGGTGTATATTTATTCTTTTGCAACTGATAGAGAAGAATCAGAGAGAAAGTTAAAACTAATAGAGGAAACATTTAGAAATATTGTTGATAAGATATAG
- a CDS encoding DUF438 domain-containing protein, with amino-acid sequence MSEVFNKREYLKNLIKRTKTEDSEKLKKEIQQILSEISPLEIAIVEQELMNEEGISVDEVRKVCNIHIDVLESKTKGPTLDVPKWHPIYILVKEHEHFQEKVVEFKKLVDQINQKDNFSEAMPLIIKIQEFIDEFENLELYFQKEENVLFPVIEKHGIEKPPMVMWKEHDVFRTLRKELKQLKENRQINFEDLKEKLWNISTAMVDLILNHIYKEHFVLFPSSLETITDEEWKTIREEFDKIGYCCYKPEEYSKEDDNINDEDITIDKINSMIKKYLEKSSSDKIEFPSGVLTKKQLLWILNTLPVDITFVDENDEVKYFSETKDRIFVRSRTIIGRKVQNCHPEKSIEIVNKILSDFKSGKRDKADFWLKLGEKYVYIQYFAVRDENGKYLGTLEVTQDIAPIQKITGEKRIYDDKE; translated from the coding sequence ATGAGCGAGGTATTCAACAAAAGAGAATATTTAAAAAATCTTATTAAAAGAACCAAAACAGAAGATAGTGAAAAGCTAAAGAAAGAAATTCAACAAATTCTCTCTGAAATTTCACCACTTGAAATAGCAATTGTCGAGCAAGAGCTTATGAACGAAGAAGGAATAAGCGTTGATGAAGTTAGAAAAGTATGTAACATTCACATTGATGTTTTAGAAAGCAAAACAAAAGGCCCAACCCTTGATGTCCCAAAGTGGCATCCTATTTATATACTTGTAAAGGAACATGAGCATTTTCAAGAAAAGGTTGTCGAATTTAAAAAACTAGTTGATCAAATAAATCAAAAAGATAATTTTTCTGAAGCTATGCCACTAATTATAAAAATCCAAGAATTTATCGATGAATTTGAAAATCTTGAACTTTATTTTCAAAAAGAAGAAAATGTTTTATTCCCGGTCATTGAAAAACACGGAATTGAAAAACCACCTATGGTAATGTGGAAAGAACATGACGTTTTTAGAACTTTAAGAAAAGAGCTTAAACAATTAAAAGAGAATAGGCAGATTAATTTTGAAGATCTAAAAGAGAAATTGTGGAATATTAGCACTGCAATGGTTGATCTAATATTAAACCATATATACAAAGAACACTTCGTGCTATTTCCATCATCTCTTGAAACAATAACAGATGAAGAATGGAAAACGATTAGGGAAGAATTTGACAAAATAGGATATTGTTGCTACAAGCCTGAAGAATATTCAAAAGAAGATGACAATATTAATGACGAAGATATAACAATTGACAAGATTAATTCTATGATAAAAAAATATCTTGAAAAATCTTCAAGTGATAAAATTGAATTTCCAAGTGGTGTTTTGACAAAAAAACAACTTCTCTGGATATTAAATACCTTACCAGTTGATATAACATTTGTAGATGAAAACGATGAAGTAAAATATTTTAGTGAAACAAAAGATAGAATATTTGTTAGAAGTAGAACAATAATTGGAAGAAAAGTTCAAAATTGTCATCCAGAAAAAAGTATAGAAATAGTAAACAAAATCCTTTCCGATTTTAAATCCGGAAAGAGAGATAAAGCAGATTTTTGGCTTAAACTTGGCGAAAAATATGTCTATATTCAATACTTTGCAGTTAGAGATGAAAATGGAAAGTATCTTGGAACCTTGGAAGTTACACAAGATATCGCACCTATCCAGAAAATCACCGGAGAAAAAAGAATATATGATGACAAAGAATAA
- a CDS encoding M48 family metallopeptidase: MFKFIFLFIVVFEVLWEEILLFLNLKYSTSKDASVPEVLKDKISDEDFERSKRYLRDKTLLESFSQLIKLGVTLILLLYGFPFLENVVLSFSNSIIIQGLLFFALYGLITFLVNLPFNIYSTFVIEEKYGFNKMNAKTFVVDIIKSFVVSIILFVPLISLLLWILSVDQNWWWKVSIGYILFQVILTLIYPIFIAPIFNKFTPLEDEKLKEEINKLLKKAGFNILSIYVMDASKRTKKQNAALTGIGKSKRIVLYDTILDYSTEEILAIIAHELGHSKRKHIPKLLTIISVLYTVIFYLVNVVYNYILSSNLFGINMSYTAFTYSFIFISSVVYFAIPIINFLQRKFEFEADRYSAELLETPEYLISSLKSLVKENLSNVNPLPLYKVWHYNHPSPEERIKNLLKLKK; the protein is encoded by the coding sequence ATGTTTAAGTTTATCTTTCTATTTATTGTTGTATTTGAAGTTTTATGGGAAGAAATATTATTATTTTTGAATCTTAAATATTCTACTTCTAAAGATGCAAGCGTTCCTGAAGTTTTGAAAGATAAAATTTCTGATGAAGATTTTGAAAGATCTAAAAGATATTTGAGGGATAAAACTTTGCTTGAATCTTTTTCTCAGCTTATTAAGCTTGGTGTCACTTTAATACTTTTACTTTACGGTTTTCCATTTCTTGAAAATGTAGTTTTGTCATTTTCAAATTCAATAATCATTCAAGGGTTATTATTTTTTGCACTGTATGGACTTATAACTTTTCTTGTAAATCTACCTTTTAATATTTATTCAACATTTGTTATTGAAGAAAAATATGGTTTTAACAAAATGAATGCTAAGACTTTTGTTGTTGATATAATTAAAAGTTTTGTTGTATCAATAATATTATTTGTCCCTTTAATTTCTCTTCTATTGTGGATATTAAGTGTAGATCAGAATTGGTGGTGGAAGGTTTCTATAGGATATATACTATTTCAGGTAATTTTAACTTTAATATATCCAATATTTATTGCACCAATTTTTAACAAATTTACTCCTTTAGAGGATGAAAAACTAAAAGAAGAGATAAATAAATTACTTAAAAAGGCTGGCTTTAACATATTAAGTATTTACGTAATGGATGCATCAAAGAGGACAAAAAAACAAAATGCAGCACTTACTGGAATTGGAAAATCAAAGAGAATTGTATTATACGATACAATTTTAGATTATTCAACAGAAGAGATTTTAGCAATTATAGCTCACGAGCTTGGACACAGTAAAAGAAAGCATATTCCAAAGCTTTTGACAATTATATCAGTGCTGTACACAGTTATATTTTACCTTGTAAATGTTGTTTATAACTATATATTAAGTAGCAACTTATTTGGAATAAATATGAGTTATACAGCATTTACATATTCATTTATATTTATTAGCTCAGTTGTATATTTTGCAATACCGATTATTAATTTCTTGCAAAGAAAGTTTGAGTTTGAGGCAGATAGGTACTCAGCAGAGCTTTTGGAAACACCAGAATATCTAATTTCATCTTTAAAAAGTCTAGTAAAAGAAAATCTTTCAAATGTAAATCCGCTTCCTTTATACAAAGTTTGGCACTACAACCATCCTTCGCCAGAGGAAAGAATAAAGAATTTACTAAAGTTAAAAAAATGA
- a CDS encoding energy transducer TonB yields MKKITFLFLLIWGIVFSLTVSFYEQDIKEALNILSLESGKKIVYEPNLSGIVSIEIDEDLSLEEILDIILLPYNYYWVKYDEIYFVGVSNPESPGFFKNAKIFNIPLRYKTASELSKVLPKELKEYILYSSSEDSITVFAPIPVASQIANIVSILDVKEKSYTANIKIIDVSESYLKSFLLKINYSQERLNDLLSGAIFSIPLYGNYLNLLFSSTTENKDFDLIYDGNIKMLSGVKSSLRTSKKVLVDEIVDNKISKKAVESNISFELTPYFLKSSALIDLNINLENIGTDRLGSQVSTKVPIDFSVPKVIGAYSYLKSERADGGLSFLMDLPIIGNLFKQNFEKHEKRYILFVLRIEEE; encoded by the coding sequence ATGAAAAAAATAACTTTTTTGTTTTTGTTAATATGGGGGATTGTTTTTTCTTTAACTGTATCATTCTATGAACAGGATATAAAAGAAGCTTTAAATATTTTATCTTTGGAATCTGGGAAAAAGATAGTGTATGAGCCAAATCTCAGTGGTATTGTAAGTATTGAGATAGACGAGGATTTATCATTGGAAGAAATCCTTGACATTATTCTTTTACCGTATAACTACTATTGGGTAAAGTATGATGAAATCTACTTTGTTGGAGTTTCAAATCCTGAATCGCCCGGTTTTTTTAAAAATGCAAAAATATTTAATATTCCATTGAGGTATAAAACCGCTTCAGAATTGAGCAAAGTTTTACCTAAAGAGTTGAAAGAGTATATTTTATACAGCTCAAGTGAAGATAGTATTACAGTATTTGCGCCAATTCCAGTGGCATCTCAAATTGCAAATATTGTTTCTATCTTAGATGTAAAGGAAAAAAGTTATACCGCAAATATAAAAATAATAGATGTTTCTGAAAGTTATCTGAAATCATTTTTGTTAAAAATAAATTATTCCCAGGAAAGATTAAATGATTTGTTGAGTGGTGCAATATTCTCTATACCATTGTACGGAAATTATTTAAATCTCTTGTTTTCATCGACTACAGAAAATAAAGATTTTGATCTCATATACGATGGAAATATTAAAATGTTAAGTGGAGTAAAATCTTCCTTAAGAACATCTAAAAAAGTATTAGTTGATGAGATAGTGGATAATAAGATTTCTAAAAAAGCAGTTGAATCCAATATTTCCTTTGAGCTTACTCCATATTTTTTAAAATCTTCTGCATTGATAGATTTGAATATTAACTTGGAAAATATAGGGACAGACAGATTAGGTTCACAAGTTTCAACAAAGGTCCCCATTGATTTTAGTGTTCCAAAAGTTATTGGGGCATATTCATATTTAAAATCAGAAAGAGCTGATGGTGGATTGTCTTTTTTAATGGATTTGCCAATAATAGGTAATTTGTTCAAGCAAAATTTTGAAAAGCATGAAAAAAGATATATTTTGTTTGTCTTGAGAATAGAGGAGGAGTAG
- a CDS encoding STN domain-containing protein: MQRNFLIFLSLIVSIISFAINLDFNNKPLIDVLNAIEDETGVKFIILADDIDRFITLSLKDVSLDVALRSLLLPYGLDYERISNDTFLIYSTTQKKTVKLMPKIYTLKHTSPELISNYLSLNGIENYVIDEKLVFYVDSEEEYKRIISDIEKLDEKINGKILIFSVFKLNKYKEVSTLDDRVLINLYNFSQSYKLFSFVEGGYLSYMDVKMPATATSQVIKIAEFTSNEFILRINSEKENKKLELSIGSDVFSTSLKENNQEQNIVLRGKKEIYILRYKILSDVLAEKVKDIEPFDLDNKQTEITTEYFKGRTDLKIQDNKYLLKLSFESIEILGFEFYTNVIDNFSVGIGFESNLFFLTLNDLIKINDLSLQMNLRYDLENFYLRNLVIYKFNFDRFKIGVGIEFSNDSTEVVFHTNVDFSRYEFGFKISNDKSFGVLLGVIY, from the coding sequence ATGCAGAGAAATTTTCTAATATTTTTGTCTTTGATTGTATCTATAATAAGCTTTGCTATTAATTTGGACTTTAATAACAAACCATTGATAGATGTTCTGAATGCTATAGAAGATGAAACAGGAGTTAAGTTTATAATATTGGCAGACGACATTGATAGATTTATAACACTTTCTCTTAAGGATGTTAGTTTAGATGTTGCATTGAGAAGTCTCTTATTACCTTATGGTCTTGATTATGAACGTATTTCAAATGATACTTTTTTAATATACTCTACAACTCAGAAAAAAACTGTTAAATTGATGCCAAAAATCTATACTTTAAAACATACATCTCCAGAATTAATTTCAAATTATCTTTCATTAAACGGTATAGAAAATTACGTAATTGATGAAAAGCTTGTGTTTTATGTAGATTCAGAAGAAGAATATAAAAGAATTATATCTGACATTGAGAAACTTGATGAAAAGATAAATGGAAAAATTTTGATTTTTTCCGTATTTAAATTGAATAAATACAAAGAAGTCTCTACATTAGATGACAGAGTACTTATTAATTTATACAATTTTTCTCAGAGTTATAAATTATTTTCTTTTGTAGAAGGTGGATACTTAAGTTATATGGATGTTAAAATGCCTGCTACAGCAACTTCTCAGGTCATAAAAATTGCGGAATTTACATCGAATGAATTTATTCTAAGGATAAATTCTGAAAAGGAAAATAAAAAACTTGAGCTTTCAATTGGAAGTGATGTTTTTAGCACCAGCTTGAAAGAGAATAACCAAGAACAAAATATTGTTTTAAGAGGAAAGAAAGAAATTTATATTTTAAGATACAAAATTTTAAGTGATGTATTAGCAGAAAAAGTTAAAGATATAGAGCCTTTTGATCTAGATAATAAACAAACGGAAATAACTACTGAGTATTTTAAAGGTAGGACTGATCTTAAAATACAGGATAATAAGTATCTTTTAAAATTGTCCTTTGAATCTATTGAAATTTTAGGTTTTGAGTTTTACACAAATGTGATTGATAATTTTAGTGTAGGGATTGGATTTGAATCAAATTTGTTCTTTTTGACATTGAACGATTTAATTAAGATAAATGATTTATCGCTGCAAATGAATTTAAGATACGATCTTGAAAATTTTTATTTAAGAAATTTGGTAATTTATAAATTTAATTTTGATAGGTTCAAAATTGGGGTAGGCATTGAATTTTCAAATGATAGTACAGAAGTAGTTTTTCATACAAATGTTGATTTTTCAAGGTATGAGTTTGGATTTAAAATTTCAAATGATAAATCCTTTGGAGTCTTATTGGGAGTAATATATTAA
- a CDS encoding S8 family peptidase encodes MKKVLLIVLAVVTFVLFGCMDSNVTKNTDEAVPTNPLEFLKGKSLSDLTLVSSKATSYTTVYGTVKLPDGTYAPYSVENQNVEFVKGEYVVYYEGDIQNISKLGISVENAYSTNSLDGKKAYIFKVKADDKKLDVLKKLGGVKYIEPNYIYRAFAVPNDSYYSYQWHYEAINLPKVWDVIKSANVVVAVVDTGVSFTHPDLQGIFVQGYDFVDNDNDPTDPAKDVSHGTHVTGTIAALSNNGKGVAGVNWGGYGIKIMPIRVLGADGSGTLDAVAQGVRYAADHGAKIINMSLGGGGNSQILRDAIQYAYNKGVTIVCAAGNENGPVSYPAKYPETIAVAAVRYDLQRAPYSNYGPEVDVAAPGGDTSVDQNGDGYADGVLSTAWTPSNGDTYMFLQGTSMAAPHVAGVAALLYASGKTQPEEIRAALKNTAKDLGPTGEDDYYGAGLIDAYAAINYNGGSTNPPNPEPQPSDVETKVFVLRYNFWTGSYEVVSEYGKVSNGNYTLKSVIPGYYSYVCAWRDYNNNGVIDTGDYFGYKGSYTFSSGRTYGPIDITMQVEN; translated from the coding sequence ATGAAGAAAGTTTTATTGATTGTATTGGCGGTAGTTACTTTTGTTTTATTTGGGTGTATGGATTCAAATGTTACAAAAAATACTGATGAAGCTGTTCCTACAAATCCACTAGAATTTCTTAAAGGAAAAAGTTTATCAGATCTTACACTTGTTAGCTCAAAAGCAACAAGTTATACAACAGTTTACGGTACAGTAAAACTTCCCGATGGAACATATGCCCCATACAGTGTAGAAAATCAAAATGTAGAATTTGTAAAAGGCGAATATGTTGTTTACTACGAAGGAGATATTCAAAACATTTCAAAATTGGGAATTTCTGTCGAAAATGCATATTCAACTAACAGCCTTGATGGAAAAAAAGCTTACATATTCAAAGTCAAAGCAGATGACAAAAAATTAGATGTTTTAAAAAAACTTGGAGGAGTAAAATACATAGAACCTAACTACATTTACAGAGCTTTTGCTGTTCCAAATGATTCTTACTACAGCTATCAATGGCATTATGAAGCAATCAATTTGCCAAAAGTATGGGATGTTATAAAAAGTGCAAACGTGGTTGTTGCAGTTGTTGACACGGGAGTAAGCTTTACACACCCAGACTTGCAAGGTATCTTTGTACAAGGTTACGACTTTGTTGACAATGATAATGATCCAACAGATCCTGCAAAAGACGTGAGCCATGGAACACACGTAACAGGTACAATTGCCGCATTAAGTAACAACGGAAAAGGTGTTGCAGGAGTTAATTGGGGTGGATACGGTATAAAGATAATGCCTATAAGAGTACTTGGAGCAGATGGTTCTGGAACGCTTGACGCAGTTGCCCAAGGTGTAAGATACGCTGCAGACCATGGAGCCAAAATAATAAATATGAGCCTTGGTGGCGGTGGCAATTCTCAAATTTTAAGAGATGCAATCCAATATGCATATAATAAAGGTGTTACAATTGTCTGTGCAGCAGGTAACGAAAATGGACCTGTTTCATATCCAGCCAAATACCCTGAAACAATTGCTGTTGCAGCTGTAAGATACGATCTTCAAAGAGCACCTTACTCGAACTATGGACCAGAAGTTGATGTTGCAGCACCAGGTGGAGACACCAGTGTTGATCAAAATGGCGATGGTTATGCAGATGGTGTTTTAAGTACAGCATGGACTCCAAGCAACGGAGATACTTATATGTTCTTACAAGGTACATCAATGGCCGCACCACACGTAGCTGGCGTTGCTGCATTATTGTATGCTTCTGGAAAAACTCAACCAGAAGAAATTAGAGCTGCTTTGAAAAATACTGCAAAAGATTTGGGACCAACTGGTGAAGATGACTACTACGGTGCAGGTTTAATAGATGCATACGCAGCTATTAACTACAATGGCGGAAGTACAAATCCACCAAATCCAGAACCACAACCAAGTGATGTAGAAACAAAAGTTTTCGTATTAAGATACAATTTCTGGACTGGAAGCTATGAAGTGGTTAGTGAATACGGAAAAGTCAGCAACGGAAATTACACATTAAAATCCGTAATTCCAGGTTACTATTCATATGTATGTGCATGGAGAGACTACAATAACAACGGTGTTATAGATACAGGAGATTACTTTGGATACAAAGGAAGTTACACATTTAGCTCTGGTAGAACCTATGGACCAATCGATATTACAATGCAAGTAGAAAATTAA
- the cobO gene encoding cob(I)yrinic acid a,c-diamide adenosyltransferase — MGYIHVYTGNGKGKTTAAFGLALRAACADKKVFIGQFIKGMDYSELRVPEFIKNIEIEQFGRNCFIFNKPTQEDIDAAKKGLKRIEEVLKSKKYDVVILDEVNVAIYYKLFSVEDVLEVLNSRDENVEIILTGRYAPEKFIEIADLVTEMKEIKHYYKKGVKARKGIEF, encoded by the coding sequence ATGGGATATATCCATGTTTACACGGGTAACGGCAAAGGAAAAACAACTGCGGCTTTTGGACTTGCACTTAGGGCAGCCTGTGCTGATAAAAAGGTGTTTATTGGCCAATTTATAAAAGGAATGGATTATAGCGAGCTAAGAGTTCCGGAATTTATAAAGAACATAGAAATAGAACAATTTGGAAGAAATTGTTTCATCTTTAACAAACCAACTCAAGAAGATATTGACGCAGCAAAAAAAGGTTTAAAAAGAATTGAAGAAGTTTTAAAAAGTAAAAAATATGATGTGGTAATCCTCGATGAAGTAAACGTTGCAATTTACTACAAGCTATTTTCTGTTGAAGATGTCTTAGAAGTACTGAATAGTAGAGATGAAAATGTAGAAATTATTTTAACTGGAAGATATGCTCCAGAAAAATTTATAGAAATTGCAGACCTCGTAACTGAAATGAAAGAAATTAAGCACTATTACAAAAAAGGTGTCAAGGCAAGAAAGGGAATAGAATTTTAA
- a CDS encoding aminotransferase class I/II-fold pyridoxal phosphate-dependent enzyme produces MDSNSFVHGGIKDENFLDFSISVNPIKIDWIEDVIRKDDIFRYTYVEWIEDKFQKIFGKSVIVAGATEAFHIIGYHILNDACVIIPRPNYSEYFKVAQFSAKEIKTPWYFVNKDLDLNVIEHEIKLASKKFKKIVLILGNPNNPTGIYKDLEEFFKLNQNIEIVLDEAFIDFVENPKDYEKFDNVLLIRTFTKFFGIPGIRVGYVKTKKYKEIFKKYRMSWAIGGMGYTFLNTLLKNIETVNSFKEITISFLKEQKERFKEFIYTKSDTNYFLVDVSDIDNFLNFCHSRKIHVRDARNFGLNLVRIGLKDKKSNEQLLNTLRKWRG; encoded by the coding sequence GTGGATAGCAATAGTTTTGTTCACGGTGGTATTAAAGACGAAAATTTTTTAGATTTTTCAATATCTGTAAATCCAATAAAAATTGACTGGATTGAGGATGTTATAAGAAAAGATGATATTTTTAGATACACCTACGTCGAATGGATAGAAGATAAATTTCAAAAAATTTTTGGAAAAAGTGTAATAGTTGCTGGTGCAACCGAAGCATTTCACATAATAGGATATCACATTTTAAACGATGCCTGTGTTATTATACCCAGACCCAATTATTCAGAATACTTTAAAGTTGCACAATTTTCAGCAAAAGAAATTAAAACTCCGTGGTATTTTGTAAATAAGGACCTTGACTTAAATGTTATTGAGCACGAAATAAAACTTGCTAGTAAAAAATTTAAAAAGATAGTGTTAATACTTGGAAATCCAAATAATCCAACAGGGATTTATAAAGACTTAGAAGAATTTTTTAAATTAAATCAAAATATAGAAATTGTTCTAGATGAAGCCTTCATAGATTTTGTAGAAAATCCAAAAGATTATGAAAAATTTGACAATGTATTACTAATTAGAACCTTTACAAAATTTTTTGGAATCCCCGGAATAAGGGTCGGATATGTGAAAACAAAAAAATACAAAGAAATATTTAAAAAATATAGAATGTCATGGGCTATCGGTGGAATGGGCTACACATTTTTAAATACCCTTTTAAAAAACATCGAGACAGTTAATAGTTTTAAAGAAATAACCATTTCATTTTTAAAGGAGCAAAAAGAAAGATTTAAAGAATTTATCTACACAAAAAGTGATACCAACTACTTTCTAGTAGATGTCTCAGATATAGATAACTTTTTAAATTTTTGCCACAGTAGAAAAATTCATGTTAGAGATGCAAGAAATTTTGGATTAAACCTTGTAAGAATCGGTCTTAAAGATAAAAAAAGTAACGAACAATTACTTAATACACTTAGAAAATGGAGGGGATAA